A stretch of DNA from Dehalococcoidia bacterium:
CTGATCAAGCTTCTGGAGAACAGCCAACCGGTGCGACTGCTCCGTGCCAGCCAGCTCCTGAGCGGCCTCCTCGGCGCCGTCGGCCTGGCCCTCTTCGTCGTAGGCGTCGAGCGCGCGGCCGAGGACCTGCCCGTGGTGTCGAATGCCTACGGCTCCATCGCCGTCGGCCTCGTCCTCCTCGCCGCTACCGGCCTCCTCCTGAAGCGCCTCCTCCGGATCGACTGAGCCTCAAATGCTGACTGCTGACCGCTGGAACCTGAAATGACGAAGTCGCCCCGGCTCGAAATCGAGTACTGCACCCAGTGCCGTTGGCTGACGCGCGCCGCCTGGGTCGCCCAGGAGCTACTGACGACCTTCGTCGACGACCTGGGCGAGGTCGCCCTCGTGCCGGGCAAGGGCGGCGTCTTCGACGTCCGCCTGGACGGCGAAGTCATCTGGTCCCGGGCCGCCGAGGGCCGCCACGCCGAGATCACGGAATTGAAGCAGCGTCTCCGCGACCGCATCGCCCCGGGCCGCAGTCTCGGCCACAGCGACAGGTAGCGCTCACCAGGGCCAGGGCGCCGATTTCGCTTGCCACCAGGCCTGAAGTGCTGAAATCCTGAACTGCTGACATGCTCATCAACCCCGCGACCGCATTGCCCCGGGCCGCAGTCTCGGCCACAGCGACAGGTAGCGCTCACCCGGGCCAGCGCTTCGATTCGCTTGCCACCAGGCCTGAAGTGCTGAAATTCTGAACTGCTGACATGCTCATCAACCCCGAGAAGCGGAGTCGCGTTTACGACCTCGTAGGCGGCATGCCCGCCTTCGAACGCCTGGTGGGCGCCTTCTACGACCGCGTGAAGCTCGACCCCGTGCTGGCCGGCATGTTTCCGGAAGACATGACCGGCCCGAAGGAGCACCTGGCCCTGTTCCTGGCCCAGTTCTTCGGCGGGCCGCCGGAGTACTCCCTCCGCCGCGGCCATCCCCGCCTGCGCGCTCGCCACCTCCCCTTCAAGATCGGCCGCCGCGAGCGGGACGCCTGGCTCGCTCACATGCTCGCCGCCCTCGACGAGTGTGGCATCGAAGAGCCGGCCCTTTCGGAGATGCGCGCCTACTTCGAGGACGCCTCGGCCTTCATGATCAACAGCTGAACGCGGTTTAGCTATCACTTGATTCACCGGGCGACGGTGATTCGTCAGAGCGCCCTTCTTATCAGCCGCGCCAGTTCTCGATAGCCGGAGCTACCAACGTAAACGTTGGCCGGACCCTTGGTTTCCCAGAATCCCTCTGTAAGATAGGCCGAGGCGTTCGAAAGCACGGACACCACATTCGCGGCCGTAACTGCGCCTTTAGCAACACATCGCTCATAGACGCTGAGGGTCGGAGGTCGCGTCCGCCCCGCTAACACCAAGTGGAGCGCGAAAGTCCCTACCGTCCTTTGAATCTGGTATTCATGAGGACTCGTGAGAGCATTTGGTAGGAAGCTAAGAACTCCCTGCCAAAATGTATCGATCACATCAAGCACTTCGTCATCAGAGAGACCTGCCATTGGCGATCTTGGGCTCACGAGCGGTGCGAGTGAGTCAACAAACGATGTGATCGAGATCGTTGCGCCAGTCTGGGGAAGATCGTGCGGCTGCCTAATTCTGCCGGCCCACGGTCCCCCTGCCCGCGCTGCTAGTGCGAAGGTCAGGCGAGTTGACCGGATCCGGAAGACCTTGCCGGAACCGACGAAGTTCCGCAGTTTCGCCTCGTCTGTGGCCGGGGCAAGCGTTTGAAGGAGGGCCAAGGCCAGGTCAGTGTCGATCCTCTTCTGCTTACTGTTGATAAGGTAGAATTGTTCGATTTCTTCAGGTCGTGTCATATTCGCAATGATGGTCACTGGGATTTCGAAGGACTCCAGTGACTTCGCGCCAAGCGAGTCTATTGCGTAAATTAGGCCGCGCCACCGGTGCTGGTAGTCAACGATCGTCAGTTGACGCGCCGGTGGGATCTCCAATTCGCCAAACGAGACGTCGGATATCGAAGCGTGTTCCGTAAACGGGAGCACTCCCATGTCAGCCTCGCGGGCACTGAGGAGAGCACTTGTCGGCATG
This window harbors:
- a CDS encoding SelT/SelW/SelH family protein, whose product is MTKSPRLEIEYCTQCRWLTRAAWVAQELLTTFVDDLGEVALVPGKGGVFDVRLDGEVIWSRAAEGRHAEITELKQRLRDRIAPGRSLGHSDR
- a CDS encoding globin; this translates as MLINPEKRSRVYDLVGGMPAFERLVGAFYDRVKLDPVLAGMFPEDMTGPKEHLALFLAQFFGGPPEYSLRRGHPRLRARHLPFKIGRRERDAWLAHMLAALDECGIEEPALSEMRAYFEDASAFMINS
- a CDS encoding DGQHR domain-containing protein → MKVPALRFNQSGKTLYMAKMTAREIIASCHTAEWDPAIGWDLAKQGYQRMPVESHYQAIGHFLAQDPQAFMPTSALLSAREADMGVLPFTEHASISDVSFGELEIPPARQLTIVDYQHRWRGLIYAIDSLGAKSLESFEIPVTIIANMTRPEEIEQFYLINSKQKRIDTDLALALLQTLAPATDEAKLRNFVGSGKVFRIRSTRLTFALAARAGGPWAGRIRQPHDLPQTGATISITSFVDSLAPLVSPRSPMAGLSDDEVLDVIDTFWQGVLSFLPNALTSPHEYQIQRTVGTFALHLVLAGRTRPPTLSVYERCVAKGAVTAANVVSVLSNASAYLTEGFWETKGPANVYVGSSGYRELARLIRRAL